One Arvicanthis niloticus isolate mArvNil1 chromosome 3, mArvNil1.pat.X, whole genome shotgun sequence DNA segment encodes these proteins:
- the Eaf1 gene encoding ELL-associated factor 1 — protein MALPPLYPLGKRKSLPNAGSAAALLPQSLSRRRVDWFPAPGGRGLGSVRAPELCPGSAVLRAACTGIRDCGRARRAPIRVPGKCKAMNGTANPLLDREEHCLRLGESFEKRPRASFHTIRYDFKPASIDTSCEGELQVGKGDEVTITLPHIPGSTPPMTVFKGNKRPYQKDCVLIINHDTGEYVLEKLSSSIQVKKTRAEGSSKIQARMEQQPTRPPQPPQPSQPPPPPPPMPFRAPTKPPAGPKTSPLKDNPSPEPQLDDIKRELRAEVDIIEQMSSSSGSSSSDSESSSGSDDDSSSSAGEDNGPASPPQPSHQQPYNSRPAVANGTSRPQGSSQLMNTLRNDLQLSESGSDSDD, from the exons ATGGCACTGCCCCCGCTATATCCGTTGGGGAAACGGAAGTCCCTCCCCAATGCCGGAAGTGCAGCGGCCTTACTTCCTCAGAGTCTCTCTAGACGCAGAGTAGATTGGTTTCCGGCCCCGGGTGGGCGCGGACTTGGTTCAGTGCGCGCTCCGGAGCTGTGTCCCGGGAGCGCAGTCCTGCGAGCCGCTTGCACGGGGATCCGGGACTGCGGCCGCGCGAGGAGAGCGCCTATCCGGGTGCCAGGCAAGTGCAAGGCCATGAACGGCACGGCGAACCCGCTGCTGGATCGTGAGGAGCACTGCCTGCGGCTCGGGGAGAGCTTCGAGAAACGGCCGCGGGCCTCCTTCCACACTATTCGCT ACGATTTTAAGCCAGCATCGATAGACACTTCCTGTGAAGGAGAGCTCCAGGTTGGCAAAGGAGATGAAGTCACCATTACGCTGCCACACATCCCT GGGTCCACACCGCCGATGACAGTGTTCAAAGGGAACAAACGGCCTTATCAGAAAGACTGTGTGCTCATTATTAACCATGACACTGGAGAGTACGTCCTGGAGAAGCTCAGCAGCAGCATTCAAGTCAAGAAGACACG AGCTGAGGGAAGCAGCAAAATTCAAGCCCGAATGGAACAGCAACCCACTCGTCCCCCACAACCCCCACAGCCGTCACAGCCGCCCCCTCCACCTCCACCCATGCCATTCCGAGCCCCAACAAAGCCTCCAGCTGGACCCAAAACTTCTCCCTTGAAGGATAACCCCTCACCTGAGCCCCAGCTGGATGACATCAAAAGAG AGCTGAGAGCTGAGGTCGACATTATTGAGCAGATGAGCAGCAGCAGTGGGAGCAGTTCCTCCGACTCTGAGAGCTCCTCAGGGAGCGACGATGACAGCTCCAGCAGCGCAGGCGAAGACAATGGCCCAGCCTCTCCCCCCCAGCCTTCACACCAGCAGCCCTACAACAGCAGGCCTGCAGTGGCCAATGGAACCAGCCGGCCCCAAGGAAGCTCTCAGCTCATGAACACGCTCA GAAATGACCTGCAGCTAAGTGAGTCTGGCAGTGACAGTGATGACTAA